Proteins co-encoded in one Theileria equi strain WA chromosome 3, complete sequence genomic window:
- a CDS encoding hypothetical protein (encoded by transcript BEWA_005210A) — protein sequence MIPLIYFISTLSIATYIGRNVHCLKKFQDADRGDDRLNVDLPTLSESHIKDLSTNDISNLFKEIPHVDHVVLFYITLNSNCRNFMNIYNTLAQQCGSENKAINFVKFNCQGATKKFELCHEYNIKTVPTVAYISSHIIQRNYMPVKSLLRRVLKYLLFTSRSDDISLPNATCYKGDLFVYEELRDWVSIMYNLSYINRKMRSMTSLRQIIFYLWSKVTQFF from the exons GGAATGTGCATTGCCTGAAAAAGTTTCAAGATGCAGACAGAGGAGATGATCGATTGAACGTTGATTTACCTACATTATCGGAATCACACATCAAAGATCTTTCAACTAATGATATTAGCAATCTATTCAAAGAAATTCCACATGTAGATCATGTAGTTTTATTTTATATAACCTTGAATAGTAACTGCAG GAATTTTATGAATATTTACAATACATTAGCTCAGCAATGCGGATCTGAAAACAAAGCTATTAATTTTGTCAAATTTAATTGTCAGGGTGCAACCAAAAAATTTGAGCTCTGCCATGAATATAACATAAAGACTGTACCAACGGTTGCCTACATTTCAAGCCATATCATCCAAAGGAATTACATGCCTGTTAAATCACTACTTAGACGGGTATTGAAATATCTCCTTTTCACAAGCCGATCTGATGACATAAGTCTGCCGAATGCAACATG CTACAAGGGAGACTTGTTCGTCTATGAAGAACTCAGAGATTGGGTCTCAATAATGTATAATCTTTCATACataaatcgcaaaatgAGGAGCATGACAAGTTTAAGACAAATAATattttatctttggagTAAAGTGACGCAATTTTTTTAA